Below is a window of Plasmodium brasilianum strain Bolivian I chromosome 14, whole genome shotgun sequence DNA.
AGAATGATACAGGTgctataattttaaaaagaagtGAAGATGGAACAGTGGAggaaaatttagaaaaattaaatgaacaaGGAAATCTATTATTTACTACAGAAGTAATtcaaaaaatgcaaaaattaaGTCAAGATCCAAACATATATCAAAGATTAGTTGATTCCATTGCCCCATCAATATATGGGCGTGATGATATTAAAAGGGGTCTTTTATGTCAATTATTTGGTGGTAGTAAAATTAcggataaatataaaaataaatatagatcAGAGATTCATATCTTATTATGTGGAGATCCATCTACAGCCAAATCGCAGTTACTacattatgtacataaactATCCCCTCGTGGTATATACACAAGTGGTAAAGGAAGTAGTAGCGTTGGCTTAACAGCATTTATATCTAAGGACTCGGAAACAAAAGAATATATCTTAGAATCTGGAGCTGTTGTTTTATCAGACAAAGGAATATGCTGTATTGACGAATTTGACAAAATGGATGATTCTGCAAGAGCTATTTTACATGAAGTAATGGAACAACAAACAGTCACTATTGCAAAAGCAGGTATTGTTGCTACCTTAAATGCTCGTACATCAATTTTAGCTTCAGCTAATCCCATCAATagtaaatatgataaaaataaagccGTCGTAGAAAATATCAATTTGCCTCCCTCCCTGTTTTCTAGATTTGATTTAATTTATCTTGTAATTGATAGAGcaaatgaagaagaagataAGAAGTTGGCCACGGTGCTTTGTAAGAATTTCTCGTACGGTGCAAAAGAGGAAGACGATGAGGAGGACGATGAAGAAGGggaagatgaagaagaaggAGAGGACGAAGATGAGGATGATGAACTGAGTAAACTGGGTGAAGGGGATGGAATAAATGATGATAGATcacaatataaaaagaaaaagaataacatGAAAGATGGGATAGGTGAATCCAGTTCCTACTGTAACACTAgttcaaataaaaagaattcgAAGAAGTATCTAATTGATTCAAATACATTATCACTATATATAGCTTATTGTCGTATTACATGTAATCCAATAATTTCACTtgaaagcaaaaaaattattattgacGAATATATAAAGATGAGGTGTAAAGAAGGGTCAAAATCTCCAACTGCCAGCCCAAGACAACTAGAGGGTTTAGTTAGACTTAGTCAAAGCTTagcaaaaatgaaattaaaaaatgtagtaACTCCTGAAGAAGCTAATGAAGCTGTACGTTTAATGAACATAGCAACCTTTCAAAGTTTGATTGATCCTTTAAGCGGTAGAATTGATTTTGATCAAGTAAATTTGGGTCAGACATCCCAGCACAAGAAAAAATCAGATCTTATAAAGGATATCATAATGAATGCCCtcgttttaaaaaatatgacgAAAGATGAATTACTTACACACTGTCACGAAACAATTATGAACGACCGAGATTATGCAACAGCTATGGACAGAAAATCTTTCGAAGAAGCTTTTTACGATCTTGAAAAATCGCAAGAAATTACTCGACTCTCTTCTGGCTtatacaagaaaaaatagattcGCGTGGGGGTgctgtatacacatatatatgtgcatatatgtgtatatatgtgggTACATGTGTATGCCTTATCTGGGAAAGGATAAAtgcattaaatatttactataTAAGAATGAATATAAGACTATgaatttttttcgttttatcTTTCTTCCccattaa
It encodes the following:
- a CDS encoding DNA replication licensing factor MCM4 produces the protein MGTPRRRVGQNASPYGMSSSNIFGTNNEIFGSNFMNTPMSSRRTKNSKSYLNSMLNESRYLNQSNTGSQFMKYGHTPLAIRRIKCARADIGDVGREAFMEDVESGRLPHFIDSNLEQIKDLFNQFFDEFNITNYSDVLQFTDEDRNITEYILLHRDNLKVYLAYYGWKMIKFIETGRQNECKLNNENEENDDSEGVKNLEHIKSFEVDLTHIYFFNKKLYKLIIEYPSDCISEIDKIISSKYNSLLTLVLEGDTKSSSSDKYSVNNTRQDYCRVRFFNKRHKDTPRKLGPNQIETLVCIKGVIIRCSNIIPEMTMAAFKCTSKKRIGVNNYEKCNEEVYEHVIQGEVQEPLTCTNCNNKNTFELWHNNCCFSSKQLIKLSEVTEHLKQGETPQSISIYAYDDLIDYTKPGDTVELTGILKASPVRLNPRSRCYNSVHRTYINVIHIRKENKQKMKLTEQNDTGAIILKRSEDGTVEENLEKLNEQGNLLFTTEVIQKMQKLSQDPNIYQRLVDSIAPSIYGRDDIKRGLLCQLFGGSKITDKYKNKYRSEIHILLCGDPSTAKSQLLHYVHKLSPRGIYTSGKGSSSVGLTAFISKDSETKEYILESGAVVLSDKGICCIDEFDKMDDSARAILHEVMEQQTVTIAKAGIVATLNARTSILASANPINSKYDKNKAVVENINLPPSLFSRFDLIYLVIDRANEEEDKKLATVLCKNFSYGAKEEDDEEDDEEGEDEEEGEDEDEDDELSKLGEGDGINDDRSQYKKKKNNMKDGIGESSSYCNTSSNKKNSKKYLIDSNTLSLYIAYCRITCNPIISLESKKIIIDEYIKMRCKEGSKSPTASPRQLEGLVRLSQSLAKMKLKNVVTPEEANEAVRLMNIATFQSLIDPLSGRIDFDQVNLGQTSQHKKKSDLIKDIIMNALVLKNMTKDELLTHCHETIMNDRDYATAMDRKSFEEAFYDLEKSQEITRLSSGLYKKK